The following coding sequences lie in one Actinomyces capricornis genomic window:
- a CDS encoding LacI family DNA-binding transcriptional regulator: protein MTRTRVRLTDIAAACGVSTSTVSYVLAGKASERGLSNETVERVSAVANDLGYVRNRSARALRRGRTSTVVLFYEPPMNRFVERYLLRAARMLQRHGLQILALPVIDGDIRIITDALRSGICDGGIVSISRDQLARLFEALPTPPLPTVILGADKGDPKGYDQVHYEEYDAVVETLGTLVDRGSRTIAMAAQEADPARARRSVRWRAYEDFQRRRGAEPILLMHVDSSIPSAFEQAVRRLPDLRARDLLPDTVYCGADRVAIGLAMAASQLGIRVPEELSIVGTGNSSDALRLEQPLTSVGLSDESIDAVLAALIARLADPAPPASVITERWRLFPRRTTR from the coding sequence GTGACCCGGACCCGAGTGCGCCTGACCGATATCGCCGCCGCCTGCGGTGTGTCGACCTCCACCGTGTCCTACGTGCTGGCGGGCAAGGCCTCTGAGCGTGGATTGAGCAACGAGACCGTCGAGAGGGTTAGCGCCGTCGCCAACGACTTGGGCTATGTGCGCAACCGCAGCGCCAGGGCGCTGAGGCGGGGGAGGACCAGCACCGTCGTGCTGTTCTACGAGCCCCCCATGAACCGCTTCGTCGAGCGCTACCTGCTGCGGGCGGCGCGGATGCTCCAGCGCCACGGCCTCCAGATCCTCGCGCTGCCCGTCATCGACGGCGACATCAGGATCATCACCGATGCTCTGCGCTCAGGCATCTGCGACGGCGGGATCGTGAGCATCTCCCGCGACCAGCTCGCCCGGCTCTTCGAGGCCCTCCCCACCCCGCCGCTGCCCACTGTCATCCTGGGTGCGGACAAGGGCGACCCCAAGGGGTACGACCAGGTCCACTACGAGGAGTACGACGCCGTCGTGGAGACCCTGGGCACCCTGGTCGACCGCGGCTCGCGCACCATCGCCATGGCCGCTCAGGAGGCGGATCCGGCCCGGGCCCGCCGCTCGGTGCGGTGGCGCGCCTACGAGGACTTCCAGCGCCGGCGCGGGGCCGAGCCCATTCTGCTCATGCACGTGGACTCCTCCATCCCCAGCGCCTTCGAGCAGGCGGTCCGCCGCCTGCCCGACCTGCGCGCCCGAGACCTGCTGCCCGACACGGTCTACTGCGGCGCCGACCGCGTGGCCATCGGCCTGGCCATGGCCGCCAGCCAGCTGGGCATCAGGGTGCCCGAGGAGCTCAGCATCGTCGGGACCGGCAACTCCTCCGACGCCCTGAGGCTGGAGCAGCCCCTGACCAGCGTGGGACTCAGCGACGAGTCTATCGACGCCGTGCTGGCCGCGCTCATCGCACGGCTGGCAGACCCGGCACCACCGGCTTCCGTCATCACCGAACGATGGCGGCTGTTCCCGCGTCGCACGACGCGGTGA
- a CDS encoding DUF3052 domain-containing protein — translation MTSTAGGAFGFSSGLIIQEFGYDDDVEPSLRRAVEAETGTELVDEDYEDVADSAIVWWRAEDGDVDDLTDLLVDAQANLDGAGIIWVLTPRARTAGAVPSAEVEEAAATAGMHATSTASLGEHWSGTRVSSRGR, via the coding sequence GTGACGAGCACAGCAGGTGGGGCCTTCGGCTTCTCCTCGGGCCTCATCATCCAGGAGTTCGGGTACGACGACGACGTCGAGCCCTCCCTGCGGCGGGCTGTTGAGGCTGAGACCGGCACCGAGCTGGTCGATGAGGACTATGAGGACGTCGCGGACTCGGCCATCGTGTGGTGGCGCGCCGAGGACGGCGACGTGGACGACCTCACCGATCTCCTGGTGGATGCCCAGGCCAACCTCGATGGCGCCGGCATCATCTGGGTGCTCACGCCCAGGGCTCGCACCGCCGGTGCCGTGCCCTCTGCGGAGGTGGAGGAGGCTGCCGCGACGGCGGGGATGCATGCGACCTCGACGGCGTCGCTGGGCGAGCACTGGAGTGGGACTCGCGTCTCCTCCCGCGGGCGCTGA
- a CDS encoding ABC transporter substrate-binding protein produces the protein MMRTRSLPSMPRRTFLTGSAALAAASLAACSGPQGVGSNGSQATASGGGVEGERTGKELQFYLSAGHDYQPYLDVISDFEKEHGITVTVQTFQWADLQQKLTADFLSGQTPDLVEESGSWWSTRWGADGNILSLDDFIAKEEDGFLDDFVESGLALRQEGGTTYGIPLHVTMGGLVFANQSMLDAAGVKMPTTWEEFKAAAKAIKDSGVEYGCALNNDSAYGRPWYLQNGVKWTAEGEEPMTPSSALEQALNFQKDLIYTDSLAPVPVASNEYSAPRKAFTTGRAGLIITGPWDISPIQTEDPSFPLAIGMPLTGAAGQSTTIAGSGLMIPAKSQNAALAWELIKAMTKTEVQEEITKSVGMACSRKSWAESATVKNDANLSVVAKAREVAVAPDRAFWGSTSTAKISDAEKVMYEEVILNGSDAAAAVSTYQATAKPLLEA, from the coding sequence ATGATGCGTACCCGTTCCCTACCCTCCATGCCCCGACGCACCTTCCTCACCGGCAGTGCCGCACTGGCCGCCGCCTCCCTGGCGGCCTGCTCCGGCCCGCAGGGCGTGGGCTCCAATGGCAGCCAGGCCACGGCCTCCGGCGGCGGCGTCGAGGGCGAGCGCACCGGCAAGGAGCTCCAGTTCTACCTCTCGGCGGGCCACGACTACCAGCCGTACCTCGACGTCATCTCCGACTTCGAGAAGGAGCACGGCATCACGGTCACCGTCCAGACCTTCCAGTGGGCCGACCTCCAGCAGAAGCTCACCGCCGACTTCCTGTCCGGCCAGACCCCGGACCTGGTCGAGGAGAGCGGCAGCTGGTGGTCGACCCGCTGGGGCGCCGACGGCAACATCCTGTCCCTGGACGACTTCATCGCCAAGGAGGAGGACGGCTTCCTCGACGACTTCGTCGAGTCGGGCCTGGCGCTGCGCCAGGAGGGGGGCACGACCTACGGCATTCCCCTGCACGTGACCATGGGTGGGCTGGTCTTCGCCAATCAGAGCATGCTCGACGCCGCGGGCGTGAAGATGCCCACCACCTGGGAGGAGTTCAAGGCCGCGGCCAAGGCCATCAAGGACTCCGGGGTGGAGTACGGCTGCGCCCTCAACAACGACTCGGCCTACGGTCGGCCGTGGTACCTGCAGAACGGGGTGAAGTGGACCGCCGAGGGGGAGGAGCCCATGACGCCCTCCAGCGCCCTGGAGCAGGCCCTGAACTTCCAGAAGGACCTCATCTACACCGACTCCCTGGCCCCCGTCCCGGTGGCCTCCAACGAGTACTCCGCCCCCCGCAAGGCCTTCACCACCGGCCGCGCGGGCCTCATCATCACCGGCCCCTGGGACATCAGCCCGATCCAGACCGAGGATCCGAGCTTCCCCCTGGCCATCGGCATGCCCCTGACCGGGGCGGCCGGGCAGAGCACGACCATCGCCGGCTCGGGCCTCATGATCCCCGCCAAGTCCCAGAATGCGGCCCTGGCCTGGGAGCTCATCAAGGCCATGACCAAGACCGAGGTCCAGGAGGAGATCACCAAGTCCGTGGGCATGGCCTGCTCGCGCAAGTCCTGGGCCGAGTCCGCGACGGTGAAGAACGACGCCAACCTGTCGGTGGTCGCCAAGGCCCGTGAGGTGGCCGTGGCCCCGGACCGGGCCTTCTGGGGCTCGACGAGCACTGCGAAGATCTCCGACGCCGAGAAGGTCATGTACGAGGAGGTCATCCTCAACGGCAGTGACGCGGCGGCAGCGGTGTCCACCTACCAGGCCACGGCCAAGCCCCTGCTGGAGGCCTGA
- the aspA gene encoding aspartate ammonia-lyase, translating to MSQATRTEEDLLGTREVPREAYWGIHTLRAMENFRLSGSCVGDEAAFVRGMVQVKQAAAQANVELGTLDDDIAKAIIWACRQILASNRCLDQFPVDQFQGGAGTSVNMNTNEVVANLALEHLGYPKGRYDVINPNDHVNKSQSTNDAYPTGFRLGLYALVEELIEELDRLIGAMRAKGRQFDTVLKMGRTQLQDAVPMSLGQEFEAFAVLLEEEVPRLRNNSALLLEVNLGATAIGTGLNTPPAYQDTVVRHLRAITGLNIRGAKDLLEATSDTGAYVSMHAAIKRLAVKLSKICNDLRLLSSGPRAGLGEIRLPERQAGSSIMPAKVNPVIPEVVNQVCYKVIGNDVTLTFAAEAGQLQLNVMEPVIAQASFESLNLLTRAMSSLRELCITGIEANEEVCRRNVLESIGIVTYLNPVIGHHNGDRVGRECARSGRNVREVVLEMGLLEERVLDELLSPENLLRPHYRDMSTYTGTDPSTPPTIPTAPDAAGIHGF from the coding sequence ATGTCACAGGCCACCAGAACCGAAGAGGATCTCCTGGGGACGCGGGAGGTGCCGCGTGAGGCCTACTGGGGAATCCATACCCTGCGGGCCATGGAGAACTTCCGCCTCTCGGGCTCCTGCGTCGGCGATGAGGCGGCCTTTGTGCGCGGGATGGTGCAGGTCAAGCAGGCGGCGGCGCAGGCGAATGTGGAGCTGGGCACGCTCGACGATGATATTGCCAAGGCGATCATCTGGGCATGCCGACAGATCCTGGCATCGAACCGGTGCCTGGACCAGTTCCCGGTCGACCAGTTCCAGGGCGGTGCTGGTACAAGCGTCAACATGAACACCAATGAGGTGGTGGCCAACCTGGCGCTGGAGCACCTGGGCTACCCCAAGGGCCGATACGACGTCATCAACCCTAATGATCACGTCAATAAGTCGCAGTCGACTAATGACGCCTACCCGACGGGGTTTCGCCTGGGACTGTATGCGCTGGTCGAGGAGCTCATCGAGGAGCTCGACCGCCTCATCGGGGCGATGCGCGCCAAGGGGCGGCAATTCGACACTGTGCTGAAGATGGGGCGCACCCAGCTCCAGGATGCGGTGCCCATGAGCCTGGGACAGGAGTTCGAGGCCTTCGCGGTGCTCCTGGAGGAGGAGGTGCCCCGCCTGCGCAACAACTCGGCGCTGCTGCTGGAGGTCAACCTGGGTGCCACCGCGATCGGCACGGGCCTCAACACCCCGCCCGCCTATCAGGACACGGTGGTGCGCCACCTGCGGGCCATCACCGGCCTCAACATCCGCGGCGCCAAGGACCTCCTGGAGGCCACCAGTGATACCGGCGCCTACGTGTCCATGCACGCCGCGATCAAGCGCCTGGCCGTCAAGCTCTCGAAGATCTGCAACGATCTGCGCCTGCTGTCCTCCGGGCCCCGTGCCGGTCTGGGGGAGATCCGGCTGCCGGAGCGCCAGGCCGGGTCCTCGATCATGCCGGCCAAGGTCAACCCGGTGATCCCCGAGGTGGTCAACCAGGTGTGCTATAAGGTCATCGGCAACGATGTGACGCTGACCTTCGCCGCTGAGGCCGGCCAGCTCCAGCTCAACGTCATGGAGCCGGTCATCGCCCAGGCCAGCTTCGAGTCGCTCAATCTGCTCACTCGTGCGATGTCCTCGCTGCGCGAGCTGTGCATTACCGGGATCGAGGCCAATGAGGAGGTGTGCCGCCGCAATGTGCTGGAGTCCATCGGCATTGTCACCTATCTCAACCCGGTCATCGGTCACCACAATGGGGACCGGGTCGGGCGCGAGTGCGCACGGTCGGGGCGCAATGTGCGTGAGGTCGTCCTGGAGATGGGCCTGCTGGAGGAGAGGGTCCTCGATGAGCTGCTGAGCCCGGAGAACCTGCTGCGGCCCCACTACCGCGACATGAGCACCTACACCGGCACCGACCCCTCCACGCCGCCCACGATTCCCACTGCTCCCGACGCCGCGGGCATCCACGGATTCTGA
- the aceE gene encoding pyruvate dehydrogenase (acetyl-transferring), homodimeric type has protein sequence MSPTSDSTPLIDGLLTKVTDNDPEETSEWRESLNALIEDKGGPRARFILLSMLAEARQRNVTVPAQLTSPYINTIDVADEPYFPGDEDAERTYRRWLRWNAAVMVTRAQRPGVGVGGHISSYASTATLYEVGFNHFFRGKDHPGGGDHLFFQGHASPGNYARAFIEGRLSEADLDGFRQEVSHPARGEGRGLPSYPHPRRMEDFWEFPTVSMGLGPAEAIYQAWFDKYLTGAGIKDTSQQHTWAFLGDGEMDEPESRGMLQLAAGQQLDNLTFVVNCNLQRLDGPVRGNGKIIQELEAFFKGAGWNVIKVIWGRGWDQLLAADKDHALEHLMMETLDGDYQTFKANDGAYVREHFFGRDPRTAALVKDWTDDQIWALQRGGNDYRKMYAAYKAAMEHKGQPTVILAHTVKGYLLGEHFAGRNATHQMKKLGLEDLKALRDRLHIPITDEELEANPKMPPYYRPAQDDPALLYMLERRRQLGGFLPERRDSGRQLELPGDKTYDILKSGSGKQEVASTMAFVRLLKELLKDKGIGRRIVPIVPDESRTFGLESLFPTKKIFNTQGQNYTPVDADMMLSYRESESGQLMHTGINEAGSAALFQVAGTSYATHGEPMIPVYIFYSMFGFQRTGDQFWAAGDQLARGFIIGATAGRTTLTGEGTQHMDGHSPLISATNDAVVTYDPGYAYEMRHIVRDALERWYGPDSGRNRDVMYYLTVYNEPIHQPAEPEGVDVEGIIRGLYQLQGAPEGDGPEVQLLASGVGLPWIEEARNLLQQDWGVRASTWSVTSWNELRREALEAERHNLLHPQDERRVPYLTAKLSQAHGPFVATSDYDHLVPDQIRAWVPGDYHTLGADGFGFSDTRAAARRHYLIDAQSVVVKALQALAEQGVMDRSVVAEAVARYDLSNVNAGTSGGQGGEA, from the coding sequence GTGAGCCCCACCAGTGACTCCACTCCGCTCATCGATGGCCTCCTGACCAAGGTCACGGACAACGATCCCGAGGAGACTAGTGAGTGGCGCGAGTCCCTCAACGCCCTCATCGAGGACAAGGGCGGCCCGCGGGCCCGCTTCATCCTGCTGTCGATGCTCGCCGAGGCCCGCCAGCGGAACGTCACGGTGCCGGCTCAGCTGACCAGCCCCTACATCAACACCATCGACGTCGCCGACGAGCCCTACTTCCCCGGCGATGAGGACGCCGAGCGCACCTACCGCCGCTGGCTGCGGTGGAACGCCGCCGTCATGGTCACCCGCGCCCAGCGCCCCGGCGTCGGCGTCGGCGGGCACATCTCCTCCTACGCCTCCACCGCCACACTGTACGAGGTGGGCTTCAACCACTTCTTCCGCGGCAAGGACCACCCCGGCGGCGGGGACCACCTGTTCTTCCAGGGCCACGCCTCCCCCGGCAACTACGCCCGGGCCTTCATCGAGGGCCGCCTGAGCGAGGCCGACCTCGACGGCTTCCGCCAGGAGGTCTCCCACCCCGCCCGCGGCGAGGGGCGCGGCCTGCCCTCCTACCCCCACCCGCGACGGATGGAGGACTTCTGGGAGTTCCCCACCGTGTCCATGGGCCTGGGACCCGCCGAGGCCATCTACCAGGCCTGGTTCGACAAGTACCTCACCGGTGCCGGGATCAAGGACACGTCCCAGCAGCACACCTGGGCCTTCCTGGGCGACGGCGAGATGGACGAGCCCGAGTCCCGCGGCATGCTCCAGCTCGCCGCGGGCCAGCAGCTGGACAACCTGACCTTCGTGGTCAACTGCAACCTCCAGCGCCTCGACGGCCCCGTGCGCGGCAACGGCAAGATCATCCAGGAGCTCGAGGCCTTCTTCAAGGGCGCCGGGTGGAACGTCATCAAGGTGATCTGGGGCCGCGGCTGGGACCAGCTCCTGGCGGCGGACAAGGACCACGCCCTGGAGCACCTCATGATGGAGACCCTCGACGGGGACTACCAGACCTTCAAGGCCAACGACGGCGCCTACGTGCGCGAGCACTTCTTCGGCCGCGACCCGCGCACCGCCGCCCTGGTCAAGGACTGGACCGACGACCAGATCTGGGCCCTGCAGCGCGGCGGCAACGACTACCGCAAGATGTACGCCGCCTACAAGGCCGCCATGGAGCACAAGGGCCAGCCCACCGTCATCCTGGCCCACACCGTCAAGGGCTACCTCCTGGGCGAGCACTTCGCCGGGCGCAACGCCACCCACCAGATGAAGAAGCTGGGCCTGGAGGACCTCAAGGCCCTGCGCGACCGCCTCCACATCCCCATCACCGATGAGGAGCTGGAGGCCAACCCCAAGATGCCGCCCTACTACCGCCCCGCCCAGGACGACCCGGCCCTGCTCTACATGCTGGAGCGGCGCCGCCAGCTCGGGGGCTTCCTGCCCGAGCGGCGCGACAGCGGCAGGCAGCTCGAGCTGCCCGGCGACAAGACCTACGACATCCTCAAGTCCGGCTCGGGCAAGCAGGAGGTCGCCTCCACGATGGCCTTCGTGCGCCTGCTCAAGGAGCTGCTCAAGGACAAGGGCATCGGCCGGCGCATCGTGCCCATCGTCCCCGACGAGTCGCGCACCTTCGGCCTGGAGTCCCTCTTCCCCACCAAGAAGATCTTCAACACCCAGGGGCAGAACTACACCCCGGTGGACGCCGACATGATGCTGTCCTACCGCGAGTCCGAGTCCGGACAGCTCATGCACACCGGCATCAACGAGGCCGGCTCGGCGGCCCTCTTCCAGGTGGCCGGCACCAGCTACGCCACTCACGGCGAGCCCATGATCCCGGTCTACATCTTCTACTCGATGTTCGGCTTCCAGCGCACCGGCGACCAGTTCTGGGCCGCCGGGGACCAGTTGGCGCGCGGCTTCATCATCGGGGCCACGGCCGGGCGCACCACCCTGACCGGTGAGGGCACCCAGCACATGGACGGCCACTCCCCGCTCATCTCGGCCACCAACGACGCCGTCGTCACCTACGACCCCGGCTACGCCTATGAGATGCGGCACATCGTGCGCGACGCCCTGGAGCGCTGGTACGGCCCCGACTCGGGCCGCAACCGCGACGTCATGTACTACCTGACGGTCTACAACGAGCCGATCCACCAGCCGGCCGAGCCCGAGGGCGTCGACGTCGAGGGCATCATCCGCGGCCTGTACCAGCTGCAGGGCGCGCCCGAGGGCGATGGCCCCGAGGTCCAGCTGCTGGCCTCGGGCGTGGGCCTGCCCTGGATCGAGGAGGCCCGCAACCTGCTCCAGCAGGACTGGGGCGTGCGCGCCTCGACCTGGTCGGTCACCAGCTGGAACGAGCTGCGGCGCGAGGCCCTGGAGGCCGAGCGGCACAACCTCCTCCACCCCCAGGACGAGCGGCGCGTGCCCTACCTGACCGCCAAGCTGTCCCAGGCCCACGGCCCCTTCGTCGCCACCAGCGACTACGACCACCTGGTGCCCGACCAGATCCGCGCCTGGGTGCCGGGCGACTACCACACCCTGGGCGCCGACGGCTTCGGGTTCTCCGACACCCGCGCCGCCGCCCGCCGCCACTACCTCATCGACGCCCAGAGCGTGGTGGTCAAGGCCCTCCAGGCCCTCGCCGAGCAGGGTGTCATGGACCGCTCGGTCGTCGCCGAGGCCGTGGCCCGCTACGACCTGTCCAATGTCAACGCGGGTACCTCCGGCGGCCAGGGCGGGGAGGCCTGA
- a CDS encoding DUF3060 domain-containing protein, whose translation MIRSASGPALLRRAVVSGVCLVSLSACGLLPQADGSAPDAAPAAQAPEAQADDAAQAPVDPQDSVGLDPLEYGNCTSQDVADAEGETPDPQDLDISNDRASAQAEVDHTVAGAETVTIPVEAEEYASVISIGPGTRHAVIEASHLTYVIDSGLETLTIRGSGNIVWVDSVRSVVFEEGTIVKHGLVELDSGYYNHVFWRDSAPVSEQDDTDTNVIARDSLAHLVASCSPAS comes from the coding sequence ATGATCCGCTCTGCTAGCGGCCCGGCGCTGCTGCGCCGGGCCGTGGTCAGCGGCGTGTGCCTCGTGAGCCTGTCCGCCTGCGGCCTCCTGCCGCAGGCGGACGGCTCGGCACCGGACGCCGCACCCGCCGCCCAGGCCCCTGAGGCTCAGGCCGACGACGCCGCGCAGGCGCCCGTCGATCCGCAGGACTCCGTCGGGCTCGACCCCCTGGAGTACGGCAACTGCACCTCCCAGGATGTCGCCGACGCCGAGGGCGAGACCCCCGACCCCCAGGACCTGGACATCAGCAACGATCGCGCCAGTGCCCAGGCCGAGGTGGATCACACCGTGGCCGGCGCCGAGACCGTCACCATCCCGGTGGAGGCCGAGGAGTACGCCAGCGTCATCTCGATCGGGCCCGGCACCCGCCATGCGGTCATCGAGGCCTCCCACCTGACCTACGTCATCGACAGCGGGTTGGAGACCCTGACCATCCGGGGCAGCGGCAACATCGTGTGGGTCGACTCGGTGCGCAGTGTCGTCTTCGAGGAGGGCACGATCGTCAAGCACGGCCTGGTCGAGCTCGACTCGGGCTACTACAACCATGTGTTCTGGCGTGACTCCGCTCCGGTCTCCGAGCAGGACGACACCGACACCAATGTGATCGCCAGGGACTCACTGGCCCATCTCGTCGCCTCCTGCTCCCCCGCCTCCTAA